From Lolium perenne isolate Kyuss_39 chromosome 5, Kyuss_2.0, whole genome shotgun sequence, a single genomic window includes:
- the LOC127299737 gene encoding uncharacterized protein has protein sequence MEGNNLPCGNFMHGASYGSSDLHRNPMQIRAPNSGNQVFNQSQIPGNFPMPMNQVTDSDHMSEILFGERRKPDHHQVLHQNYHTKDSMTMSDDEEGLNEDTTDSQSGKRKKGSAWHRMKWTDSMVKLLITAASYTGEDQGTDLGGGKRNCAMMQKKGKWKAISKVMGERGCSVSPQQCEDKFNDLNKRYKRLTEILGRGTTCKVVENPALLDRMDNLSDKLKDVARKILNSKHLFYEEMCSYHNNNRNSLPADPALQRSLQLALRCKEENDPMRGASGDADEDDQSADSDYEEDNYGEHHSTHSNKEALPMQKKMQYMADHEDVGFGNSSSSHHCSQRSSPHGIALDINKVFPDGTSLALAQRDLVSESAELEKYRLQIEIRELKLAQARLKWEQLCKKKDKELERMRRENEEMENGNKRLELKVRQKALELELKLKGNGNHS, from the coding sequence ATGGAAGGCAATAACCTGCCCTGTGGAAACTTTATGCATGGAGCATCTTATGGCAGTTCAGACTTGCATCGCAACCCCATGCAAATACGTGCTCCAAACTCGGGTAATCAGGTCTTCAACCAATCTCAGATACCTGGCAATTTCCCCATGCCTATGAACCAGGTTACAGATTCTGATCACATGTCAGAGATTCTATTTGGAGAACGCAGGAAGCCTGATCACCACCAGGTCCTTCACCAGAACTATCACACGAAGGACTCCATGACCATGAGCGATGATGAGGAAGGTCTGAATGAGGATACCACTGATAGCCAGAGCGGCAAGAGAAAGAAGGGCTCTGCGTGGCACCGTATGAAGTGGACTGATTCAATGGTTAAGCTTTTAATTACTGCAGCGTCTTACACTGGGGAGGATCAAGGAACTGATTTAGGAGGTGGTAAGAGGAACTGTGCAATGATGCAGAAGAAAGGCAAGTGGAAGGCAATATCAAAGGTCATGGGCGAGCGAGGCTGCAGTGTGTCACCGCAGCAGTGCGAGGATAAATTCAATGACCTGAATAAGAGATACAAAAGGCTTACTGAAATCCTTGGACGGGGTACAACCTGCAAGGTTGTGGAGAATCCAGCACTTCTGGACCGCATGGATAATCTCTCTGACAAGTTGAAAGACGTCGCAAGGAAGATATTGAACTCAAAGCACTTGTTCTATGAGGAGATGTGCTCCTACCATAATAACAACCGGAATAGTTTGCCTGCAGATCCTGCACTTCAGCGTTCACTACAGCTTGCTCTTAGGTGCAAAGAGGAAAATGATCCGATGAGAGGAGCAAGTGGAGATGCTGATGAAGATGACCAGAGTGCAGACTCTGATTACGAGGAGGATAATTATGGGGAGCATCATTCAACACATAGCAATAAGGAGGCCCTACCCATGCAAAAAAAGATGCAGTATATGGCGGATCATGAGGATGTAGGTTTTGGCAACTCTTCGAGCTCACATCATTGCAGCCAGAGGTCTAGTCCCCATGGCATCGCACTAGATATCAACAAAGTATTTCCAGATGGAACTAGCTTGGCTTTGGCACAAAGGGACCTGGTGTCGGAATCTGCAGAGCTTGAGAAATATCGCTTGCAAATTGAAATTCGGGAACTGAAGCTTGCACAGGCACGCCTCAAGTGGGAACAGTTATGTAAAAAGAAGGACAAGGAACTGGAAAGGATGAGAAGGGAGAATGAAGAAATGGAGAATGGGAATAAACGCTTGGAGCTGAAGGTAAGGCAGAAAGCATTAGAGCTTGAACTCAAGCTGAAAGGAAATGGCAATCATTCATGA